In one Silene latifolia isolate original U9 population chromosome 10, ASM4854445v1, whole genome shotgun sequence genomic region, the following are encoded:
- the LOC141604916 gene encoding adenylate kinase, chloroplastic — translation MACVGSCAPPLMAANPNTRNSAFLSPLPPSILSLSSTRRRFRSLSSPCSPRTSLPLFTVMAASDSTKPRPLRIMISGAPASGKGTQCELIKAKYDLVHIAAGDLLRAEIASGSENGKRAKEYMNKGQLVPDEIVVMMVKDRLSQPDSQENGWLLDGYPRSSSQAVALKEFGFQPDLFILLEVAEELLVERVVGRRLDPVTGKIYHLKYSPPENDEIAARLTQRFDDTEEKVKLRLHTHHQNVEAVLSMYQDIILKVDGNATKEDVFAQIDKALSRLLEQKTASETVAA, via the exons ATGGCGTGCGTAGGAAGTTGTGCTCCACCTCTAATGGCGGCGAATCCAAATACTCGCAATTCCGCCTTTCTCTCTCCTCTTCCACCTTCTATTCTTTCTCTATCCTCCACACGACGTCGTTTTCGGTCACTCTCTTCTCCGTGTTCTCCTCGTACTTCTCTCCCGCTTTTCACg GTAATGGCGGCATCTGATTCTACGAAACCAAGGCCTTTGAGGATTATGATATCAGGAGCTCCAGCATCTGGTAAAGGAACACAATGTGAGCTCATTAAAGCGAAA TATGATTTGGTGCATATTGCTGCTGGAGATCTGCTCCGTGCTGAGATTGCATCTGGTAGTGAAAACGGAAAACGCGCTAAGGAATACATGAACAAAGGACAGCTTGTTCCGGATGAAATAGTTGTGATG ATGGTTAAAGACCGTCTCTCGCAACCAGATTCACAAGAAAATGGATGGCTTTTGGATGGTTATCCAAGGAGTTCATCTCAAGCAGTTGCTCTAAAGGAATTTGGGTTCCAGCCTGACCTCTTTATTCTTTTGGaa GTTGCTGAAGAATTACTTGTTGAAAGGGTTGTTGGACGGAGGCTTGATCCTGTTACTGGAAAGATTTATCATTTAAAATACTCGCCCCCTGAAAATGATGAAATTGCTGCTAGGCTGACTCAGCGGTTTGATGATACCGAGGAAAAG GTGAAGCTGCGCTTGCATACTCACCATCAAAATGTAGAGGCAGTCCTGTCTATGTATCAAGACATAATTTTGAAG GTTGATGGAAATGCGACTAAAGAAGACGTATTTGCTCAGATTGATAAAGCCCTTTCCAGACTTTTGGAACAAAAGACTGCTTCAGAAACAGTGGCTGCTTAG
- the LOC141604914 gene encoding serine/threonine-protein kinase-like protein CCR4: MNYFILIKVILFYFISFQFPLINSLSTVSISITNNQTLICAITNPSILNCTSYPSGIQFPIINSHNVFYSSIVGGNGFLCGIRLQSSQSVMDCWRFLDIGKKITHKRIYKGPILSEIVSGNSHICGIVNTNTNTNTNTSSNNLNCWQWREWNSNSKVPIFSRIAIGDDFLCGIVKNNGSIYCLGNGNGNNNVIKSYPNGNFSVISAGKNYACVIELNGNLQCWGNIVGSKPEGVFKDLALGDEKSCAIRDNGMIVCWGSDEFKVPKALEKTYFIGVVAKGSVFCGVVATNFSLVCWGNEVIDKNMLVFSSVMPGECVSECPSCGPLPGSSDFCGKGLMVCQPCDAVMGPNVGPLPPPGLDGKKSSGGNWNGKMIVYLVVGCLGSVCWVAIVVVLVWRYCKSKGCRVHDSGPIELVPNTQESRDEHDEFGELPVAPTPVLEKRFSHMYSIDRGGSLEEFTLEVLLEVTQNFSHERRIGIGSFGSVYHATLDDGREVAIKRAEVLSRTNALGTNRRQEDKDVAFMAELDVLSRLNHKHLVKLIGFFEDANERVLVYEFLNNFTLHDHLHKLKDSSPLASWPNRIRVALDAARGIDYLHAYAVPPIIHRDIKPSNILLDDTWTAKVSDFGLSLMGPQEGESHLSLMAAGTFGYVDPEYYKLHQLTTKSDVYSFGVVLLEILSGFKAIHINEDGTPRNVVDYMVPYIIRGDIHRVLDPNVPPPTPVEIEAVMLVGDLAVDCVSLEGRNRPSMSNVVSFLERALAACLVRPTFSSSSEASSR, encoded by the coding sequence ATGAATTACTTTATACTAATAAAAGTaattctcttttatttcatttcattccaATTCCCACTAATCAATTCCCTTTCCACAGTTTCAATTTCAATTAccaataatcaaaccctaatttgtgcaatAACAAACCCTTCAATTCTCAATTGCACAAGTTACCCAAGTGGAATTCAATTCCCAATTATTAATTCCCATAATGTTTTTTACTCTAGTATTGTAGGTGGAAATGGGTTTTTATGTGGAATTAGATTACAATCATCTCAATCAGTTATGGATTGTTGGAGATTTCTTGATATTGGGAAAAAAATTACTCATAAAAGAATTTATAAAGGTCcaattttgagtgaaattgtaaGTGGGAATTCACATATTTGTGGTATTGtaaatactaatactaatactaatacgaATACGAGTTCAAATAATCTTAATTGTTGGCAATGGAGGGAATGGAATTCAAATTCCAAAGTTCCAATTTTTTCTAGAATTGCAATTGGTGATGATTTTTTATGTGGAATTGTTAAAAATAATGGTAGTATATATTGCTtaggaaatggaaatggaaataatAATGTAATTAAAAGTTACCCAAATGGTAATTTTAGTGTAATTTCAGCTGGTAAAAATTATGCTTGTGTAATAGAGTTAAATGGGAATTTACAATGTTGGGGGAACATTGTAGGAAGTAAACCTGAAGGAGTGTTTAAGGACTTGGCATTAGGAGATGAAAAAAGTTGCGCGATTCGCGACAATGGAATGATTGTTTGTTGGGGGAGTGATGAGTTTAAGGTGCCGAAAGCCTTGGAGAAAACTTATTTTATCGGAGTCGTGGCGaagggtagtgtgttttgtggaGTCGTCGCGACCAATTTTTCGTTGGTTTGTTGGGGAAATGAGGTTATTGATAAGAATATGTTAGTTTTTTCGAGTGTGATGCCAGGGGAGTGTGTTAGTGAATGTCCGTCTTGTGGCCCTTTACCCGGGTCTAGTGACTTTTGTGGGAAGGGTTTGATGGTGTGTCAGCCTTGTGACGCGGTAATGGGCCCAAATGTGGGCCCATTACCGCCTCCTGGCTTGGATGGGAAGAAGAGTAGTGGTGGTAATTGGAATGGTAAAATGATTGTGTATTTAGTTGTGGGGTGTTTAGGGTCGGTTTGTTGGGTTGCGATTGTTGTCGTCTTGGTTTGGAGGTATTGTAAGAGTAAAGGGTGTCGGGTTCATGATTCAGGACCGATTGAGCTTGTTCCAAATACCCAGGAATCGCGAGATGAGCATGATGAGTTTGGTGAACTACCGGTGGCACCAACACCGGTCCTTGAAAAGCGGTTTAGCCATATGTATAGTATTGATAGAGGAGGGAGTCTAGAGGAGTTTACCCTAGAGGTCTTGTTAGAAGTGACTCAAAACTTTTCTCACGAACGGAGGATTGGGATAGGTAGTTTTGGGTCGGTTTACCATGCCACGTTGGACGATGGAAGAGAGGTGGCAATCAAGCGAGCTGAGGTGCTCTCGAGAACAAATGCATTAGGAACGAACAGACGTCAAGAGGATAAAGATGTTGCATTCATGGCAGAGCTAGATGTTCTGTCAAGGCTGAACCATAAGCATTTGGTTAAGTTAATCGGGTTTTTTGAGGATGCAAATGAAAGGGTTTTGGTTTACGAGTTTCTGAACAATTTTACTCTTCATGATCACCTTCACAAGCTTAAGGACTCGTCTCCCCTTGCATCATGGCCTAATCGGATTAGGGTGGCTCTGGATGCTGCTCGGGGAATAGATTATCTACACGCGTATGCAGTGCCACCTATCATACACCGTGACATCAAACCTTCTAATATATTACTAGACGATACTTGGACGGCTAAGGTGTCAGATTTCGGGTTGTCATTGATGGGGCCTCAAGAGGGAGAGTCCCACCTCTCCCTTATGGCTGCAGGTACCTTTGGGTATGTTGATCCCGAGTACTACAAGTTACACCAGTTAACCACGAAAAGTGATGTTTACAGCTTTGGAGTTGTTCTACTAGAAATTCTAAGCGGGTTCAAGGCTATCCATATCAATGAGGACGGAACTCCAAGAAATGTGGTCGATTATATGGTGCCCTATATTATAAGAGGCGATATACATAGGGTGTTAGACCCAAATGTACCGCCTCCAACACCAGTGGAGATAGAGGCCGTGATGCTCGTTGGCGACCTAGCCGTGGATTGCGTTAGCCTGGAAGGTCGAAATCGACCTTCAATGTCTAATGTTGTTTCCTTTCTCGAAAGGGCTTTGGCAGCTTGCTTGGTTCGGCCTACATTTTCTTCTTCGTCGGAAGCGTCCTCTAGATGA